The following are encoded in a window of Acropora muricata isolate sample 2 chromosome 6, ASM3666990v1, whole genome shotgun sequence genomic DNA:
- the LOC136920807 gene encoding alanine--glyoxylate aminotransferase 2, mitochondrial-like, with the protein MFRRLCAWREPRHCLAFIDSRCSCSAVFGLRSCQRSVQTSSGPVHQKVAPMDPGLEMPKCDFEPESYQGISFEHAKEVRKNFLNPALFTYYKNPVFISKGHMQWLWDNEGKRYLDLFAGIVTVSVGHCHPHVTEAAKKQLDTLWHTTNIYYHPTIHEFAELMVSKMPGNLKVCYFVNSGTEANDMAIMMARAHTGSYDILSLRNGYHGTSPGTLGVLAHSTWKLNVPVNFGFFQTINPDVYQGPWGGANCRNSIAQTDRPCDCSSGQCMASKMYVDQLKDVLVHSTGKKVAGFIAELIQGVGGAVHLPKGFLKAAYELIRERGGVCIADEVQTGFGRLGTHYWGFETEGVTPDIVTMAKGIGNGFPMAAVVTTPEIAKSFAQAVHFNTFGGNPIASAVGKAVLEAIDQDGTQENANVVGNYFLEKLLQVKSEFPDVVGDVRGRGLMIGVELVTDKESKTPLPAERFVPIWEDIKDMGVLIGKGGLYGNVFRIKPPMCITKEDVDFGIEVMRTALTRYTLNE; encoded by the exons ATGTTTCGAAGGCTCTGTGCGTGGAGAGAACCACGTCATTGTCTTGCGTTTATCGATTCAAGATGCAGCTGTTCCGCGGTGTTTGGGTTAAGATCATGCCAGAGGAGCGTACAGACCAGTTCAG GTCCAGTACATCAAAAGGTTGCACCCATGGATCCAGGATTAGAAATGCCAAAATGTGACTTTGAGCCTGAATCATATCAG GGGATCTCATTTGAACATGCCAAAGAAGTGAGAAAGAACTTCCTTAACCCTGCATTGTTTACTTATTACAAGAACCCTGTATTCATCTCAAAG GGTCACATGCAGTGGTTGTGGGATAATGAAGGCAAGAGATACCTGGATTTATTTGCTGGCATTGTAACTGTTAGCGTGGGACATTGCCACCC CCATGTTACTGAAGCTGCCAAGAAACAGTTAGATACTTTATGGCACACAACAAACATTTATTATCATCCAACCATTCATGAATTTGCTGAGCTTATGGTGTCCAAGATGCCTGGAAACCTGAAG GTCTGCTATTTTGTTAACAGTGGAACTGAAGCCAATGACATGGCAATTATGATGGCAAGGGCGCATACAGGAAGCTATGACATCCTTTCTCTAAG GAATGGATACCACGGTACTAGCCCTGGCACCCTGGGAGTTCTTGCCCACAGCACATGGAAACTCAACGTTCCTGTTAACTTTGGCTTTTTCCAG aCCATCAACCCTGATGTATACCAAGGTCCATGGGGAGGGGCCAACTGCCGAAATTCTATTGCACAG ACAGACCGACCCTGTGACTGCTCATCAG GTCAATGCATGGCATCTAAGATGTATGTTGATCAACTTAAAGATGTTTTGGTGCATTCCACCGGCAAGAAAGTCGCTGGATTTATTGCTGAGCTTATTCAG GGTGTAGGAGGTGCAGTTCACTTACCCAAAGGTTTTCTCAAAGCTGCATATGAGCTGATCCGTGAGCGAGGTGGAGTGTGCATCGCAGATGAG GTTCAAACTGGATTTGGTCGTCTTGGTACCCACTATTGGGGTTTTGAAACTGAAGGTGTTACTCCAGATATCG TGACTATGGCCAAAGGAATAGGGAATGGTTTCCCAATGGCTGCAGTAGTAACGACACCAG AAATCGCTAAAAGCTTTGCTCAAGCAGTCCATTTCAACACATTTGGTGGGAATCCCATAGCCTCAGCCGTTGGAAAAGCTGTGTTGGAG GCCATTGACCAAGATGGCACGCAAGAGAATGCCAATGTTGTTGGAAACTACTTTCTGGAGAAACTCCTGCAAGTCAAGAGTGAGTTCCCGGATGTAGTTGGTGACGTCAGAGGCAGGGGGTTGATGATTGGTGTCGAGCTAGTGACTGATAAG GAATCCAAAACACCTTTACCAGCGGAGAGGTTTGTTCCCATTTGGGAAGATATCAAAGACATGGGCGTACTGATCGGCAAAGGTGGACTTTATGGAAAT GTGTTTCGTATTAAGCCACCAATGTGTATAACCAAGGAGGACGTTGACTTTGGTATTGAAGTGATGAGGACTGCTCTGACCAGATACACCCTAAACGAATGA
- the LOC136920152 gene encoding decapping and exoribonuclease protein-like, which produces MFGYLPKLSTNDQLPEYVELKVATERIVQSDQLFKKKKLVPWWCQSVVACTPLIVYGARDNDGHVKSIRTVRTNDIPGIVGLENLDKDKYLSVLSEVLSWIENTVCREDHKVYAIQWDPEAKEMDVTARVLSCDDSNKFLNDWYVSEMEAYHTNSNA; this is translated from the exons ATGTTTGGATATTTGCCAAAGTTG AGTACAAACGACCAACTGCCAGAATACGTTGAACTCAAAGTAGCAACCGAGAGAATCGTGCAGTCTGATCAATTGTTCAAAAAGAAGAAACTTGTTCCGTGGTGGTGTCAGTCTGTAGTGGCTTGTACACCTCTTATTGTGTACGGGGCCAGGGACAATGATGGTCACGTTAAGAGTATTCGCACGGTCAGAACTAATGACATCCCTGGAATTGTGGGGCTGGAAAATCTTGACAAAGACAAGTATCTGTCGGTGCTTTCTGAGGTGCTCTCTTGGATCGAGAATACTGTTTGCAGAGAAGACCACAAAGTTTACGCGATCCAGTGGGATCCTGAGGCGAAAGAAATGGACGTAACCGCAAGGGTGTTATCTTGCGACGACAGTAACAAGTTTTTGAATGACTGGTACGTCAGCGAAATGGAAGCTTACCACACAAATTCAAATGCCTAG
- the LOC136920362 gene encoding decapping and exoribonuclease protein-like produces the protein MASGGNQDFCQFCINSAYNYIISRPVNCLHRELGFFHVDADRIFSQNKSDLGSLNLPPDCQQLDLDLNVGFGEWENPPSVQQHLDSLLFWILCNKEKMTFEDLGLNVDFVTSRGNLARILNALSGKENKSWTLVATRYRHTIYLSHVEAEEGHLSSYGRRILYWGKRFEVAVTKTGSNGKSDSDHAAEKYGPIKAYPGFYSVVRFQLQNHTILLRAEVDAQTESANEQLPEYVELKVATETIVHADWAFKRRRLVPWWCQSVVAGTPLIVYGARDYDGHVKSISAVRTDDIPEIVGLENLDKDKYLSVLSEVLSWIENSVCREDHKVYAIQWDPEAKEMDVTARVLPCDDSNKFLRDWYVSEMEAYYASFSAKLPEDSKDQGFRSRVPPGSGFSRTNDRWEGENANKTRKDDSNSDKAALKESWPRGSHDRVLEQAMPEIDDLEIRSDGRYSSERSSTDCQEKLEEARDRKWQTPREVESIRYDKQSRHNRSSYSLKNRREPLKIGNKRIGKRNQGARQDQLQITTTRNRGRSRAYRHSQASRGLARPAGQERSLSSYDQNTKEELKGGQV, from the exons ATGGCGTCTGGTGGAAACCAAGATTTTTGCCAGTTCTGTATTAATTCAGCCTACAATTATATAATTTCAAGACCAGTGAACTGCCTTCACAGAGAGTTAGGGTTTTTTCATGTAGATGCAGATAGGATTTTCTCGCAAAACAAGTCAGACTTGGGATCCTTGAACCTTCCGCCGGACTGTCAACAACTCGACTTGGACTTGAACGTGGGGTTTGGAGAATGGGAAAATCCTCCAAGTGTTCAACAACATCTGGATTCCCTCTTGTTCTGGATTCTGTGCAACAAGGAAAAAATGACTTTTGAAGATCTAGG GCTTAACGTTGACTTTGTGACTTCGCGTGGCAATCTTGCGCGCATACTCAATGCATTGAGTGGCAAAGAGAATAAAAGTTGGACTCTGGTTGCTACAAGATATCGTCATACGATCTATCTCAGCCATGTTGAAGCCGAAGAAGGACATCTTTCTTCTTATGGGAGGAGGATTCTTTACTGGGGAAAAAGGTTTGAAGTGGCAGTCACCAAAACAGGTTCGAATGGAAAATCAGATTCGGATCATGCAGCGGAAAAATATGGGCCGATTAAGGCTTACCCGGGATTTTACTCGGTGGTGCGATTTCAGTTGCAAAATCATACCATACTGTTGAGAGCGGAAGTTGATGCACAAACTGAG AGTGCCAACGAACAACTACCAGAATACGTTGAACTTAAAGTAGCAACCGAGACAATCGTGCATGCTGATTGGGCGTTCAAACGAAGGAGACTTGTTCCCTGGTGGTGTCAGTCTGTAGTGGCTGGTACACCTCTTATTGTGTACGGAGCCAGGGACTATGATGGACATGTGAAGAGTATTAGCGCGGTCCGAACTGATGACATCCCTGAAATTGTGGGGCTGGAAAATCTTGACAAAGACAAGTATCTGTCGGTGCTATCTGAGGTGCTCTCTTGGATCGAGAATAGTGTTTGCAGAGAAGACCACAAAGTGTACGCGATCCAGTGGGATCCTGAGGCGAAAGAAATGGATGTTACCGCAAGGGTGTTGCCGTGTGACGACAGTAACAAATTTTTGCGCGACTGGTACGTCAGCGAAATGGAAGCTTACTACGCAAGTTTCAGCGCGAAGTTACCAGAGGATTCTAAAGACCAAGGCTTTAGATCCCGCGTGCCCCCTGGTTCTGGCTTTTCAAGGACCAATGATCGGTGGGAGGGTGAAAACGcgaacaaaacaagaaaagatgaCAGTAATTCTGATAAAGCGGCCTTAAAGGAATCTTGGCCAAGAGGTTCTCATGACCGTGTTTTGGAGCAAGCAATGCCGGAAATTGATGACTTAGAAATACGGTCTGATGGAAGATATTCAAGTGAAAGGAGCAGCACAGATTGCCAAGAAAAACTGGAAGAAGCTCGCGATAGAAAGTGGCAAACTCCACGGGAAGTCGAAAGCATTAGATATGATAAACAAAGCCGTCACAATCGATCCTCTTACTCCCTTAAAAACCGCAGAGAACCGCTGAAGATTGGTAACAAACGCATTGGAAAACGTAACCAAGGAGCCCGGCAAGACCAGCTGCAAATCACTACAACACGGAATAGAGGCAGATCACGTGCTTACCGCCACTCTCAGGCCTCCCGCGGTCTTGCACGTCCCGCGGGTCAGGAAAGGAGCCTCTCTTCTTATGATCAGAACACGAAAGAGGAGTTGAAGGGTGGTCAAGTTTGA